A single region of the Epinephelus moara isolate mb chromosome 12, YSFRI_EMoa_1.0, whole genome shotgun sequence genome encodes:
- the LOC126399130 gene encoding leucine-rich alpha-2-glycoprotein-like, producing the protein MTNRRNSAVPFSALKMNLWTLLTVTALAKWAHSCPDLCSCSFTPSGAEVTCSESSLTHFPVDGLPSITTQLYIQSTKLSSVAASHLSAVPLLKYLQLYNNNLTSLPSDLLTDVPHLETLDLTRNRLVHLAPNIFSHASLRGLVLKDNLFEKADAEWFPGNSGLTWLDLSGNRLSGVSTALLQKLPNLDNLDLSDNSLQDLQPDALESLHRLQTLNLAGNNLTSLSSTIFTNNLNLSQLFLQENKLRDLPATLLQGLQHLEYLLLNNNQLQRFPSGLLGDRKSSFRMILIGNPWVCDEKMEYLWKWLTAYRQNVIFLEEVTCAEPEALKSRPVISLTESELGLHKMENQ; encoded by the exons ATGACAAACAGGAGGAATTCTGCCGTGCCTTTCAG TGCTTTAAAGATGAACTTGTGGACGCTCCTGACTGTGACTGCGCTGGCTAAATGGGCCCACTCCTGCCCAGATCTGTGCTCCTGTTCCTTCACACCTTCAGGTGCAGAGGTGACGTGCAGCGAAAGCTCCCTGACACATTTCCCTGTAGACGGTTTACCCTCCATCACCACTCAACTGTACATCCAGTCCACCAAACTCAGCAGTGTCGCAGCCAGCCATTTGAGTGCCGTGCCCCTTTTAAAGTACCTCCAGCTGTATAACAACAACCTGACGAGCCTTCCTTCAGATCTACTGACGGACGTCCCTCACTTGGAGACGTTGGATCTGACAAGAAATCGTCTGGTTCATCTTGCTCCGAACATCTTCAGCCATGCCTCACTGCGTGGTCTTGTGCTGAAAGATAATCTGTTTGAAAAAGCCGATGCAGAGTGGTTTCCTGGCAACAGTGGCCTCACCTGGCTGGACTTGTCTGGAAACCGTTTGTCGGGTGTATCCACTGCTCTGCTTCAGAAGCTGCCCAATCTGGATAATCTAGACTTGAGTGACAACAGCCTACAAGACCTGCAACCTGATGCCCTGGAGAGCCTGCACCGCCTGCAGACACTGAATCTCGCTGGTAACAACTTAACCTCCCTGAGTTCTACAATCTTCACCAACAACCTTAATCTATCTCAGTTGTTTCTGCAAGAGAATAAGCTCCGAGACCTGCCAGCGACCCTCCTCCAGGGTCTCCAACACCTTGAATATCTGCTGCTCAACAATAATCAGCTGCAGCGTTTCCCCTCAGGGCTGCTGGGTGACAGAAAATCTTCCTTCCGCATGATCTTAATAGGAAACCCCTGGGTGTGCGATGAGAAGATGGAGTATCTGTGGAAGTGGCTCACTGCCTATCGTCAAAATGTCATCTTTTTGGAGGAGGTGACATGTGCAGAGCCTGAAGCTCTTAAAAGCCGACCAGTGATCTCTTTGACAGAGAGTGAGCTTGGACTTCACAAGATGGAAAATCAATGA
- the LOC126399129 gene encoding leucine-rich alpha-2-glycoprotein-like, whose product MLLPKGLSNLQVTTAESDIRSVLAVSHLITKNAMKSWCLAFLCLACFCHGALSCPALCKCYHRRAEVVCNEVPLTEYPSEGLPKNTTLLTIQFTNITSISEQHLNATPLLQGLHLYSNHLQNLPSHLLRGVPHVDTLDLTDNKLSDLPADVFSHASLRNLVLKNNLIEKADANWLSDNSSVTWLDLSGNSLKKIPAALLQKLPHLDNLDLANNRLESISADSLDQMTKLERLNLRNNKLNTLDASIFQSTHNLTSLFLSRNKLNKLPQDLFQGLAQLKYLSMDDNQLSHIPTGLFDPLSSLDEEGLDLTDNPWLCDGKVEYLWRWLQKNKKMVFLPETVICAKPPSLVGRSVMSLTESELILQS is encoded by the exons ATGCTGCTCCCCAAAGGACTCAGTAATTTGCAAGTGACCACTGCTGAATCTGATATAAGGAGCGTTCTGGCTGTGTCTCATCTGATAACAAAGAACg CAATGAAGTCCTGGTGTCTTGCTTTCCTCTGCTTGGCATGTTTCTGCCATGGCGCTCTGTCCTGCCCGGCACTTTGCAAATGCTACCACAGAAGAGCTGAGGTGGTCTGCAACGAGGTTCCCCTGACGGAGTACCCCTCCGAGGGTCTCCCAAAGAACACCACCCTGCTGACCATCCAGTTCACGAATATCACCTCCATCTCCGAGCAGCACCTGAACGCCACGCCCCTGCTGCAAGGGCTCCACCTGTACAGCAACCACCTGCAGAACCTTCCCTCTCATCTCCTAAGAGGTGTTCCTCATGTCGACACTTTGGACCTCACAGACAACAAGCTGTCTGACCTGCCTGCGGATGTCTTCAGCCACGCTTCGCTCCGCAACCTGGTGCTGAAGAATAATTTGATTGAAAAAGCTGATGCCAACTGGCTCTCTGATAACAGCAGCGTCACCTGGTTGGATTTATCTGGGAACAGTTTAAAAAAGATCCCGGCTGCTCTGCTGCAGAAGCTGCCCCACCTGGACAATCTGGACCTCGCCAACAACCGCCTGGAGTCAATCTCTGCTGATTCTCTGGACCAGATGACCAAACTTGAAAGGCTTAACTTGAGAAACAACAAGCTAAACACCCTGGATGCATCTATATTTCAGAGCACCCATAACCTCacctctctgttcctctctcgGAATAAGCTCAACAAACTTCCCCAAGACCTTTTCCAGGGGCTTGCTCAGCTCAAATACCTGAGTATGGATGACAACCAGCTGAGCCACATCCCCACAGGTCTGTTTGACCCTCTGAGCTCCCTAGACGAGGAGGGGCTGGACCTGACCGACAACCCCTGGCTGTGTGACGGGAAGGTGGAGTACCTCTGGAGGTGGCTTCAGAAGAACAAGAAGATGGTGTTCCTGCCAGAGACCGTCATATGTGCCAAACCGCCGTCTCTAGTGGGGCGCTCAGTGATGTCACTGACAGAAAGTGAACTAATCCTTCAGTCTTAA